The following nucleotide sequence is from Aspergillus luchuensis IFO 4308 DNA, chromosome 1, nearly complete sequence.
ttattttcgtCCATTTTTCTCTCCATAGCTTCGATCGAAGGAACGAAATCCCAGGCGACATGCAGCGTGCCAAGTCAGGACGTGGATTAAAACTCCCACTTCGAGTTATCTTCGGCCTCTTCGGCGTCATCAGACTCCATTggaattcctcctcctccccaggcATCGGCATTACCACTGTTGTCTTCTCCACCACTCTTTTCGTCATCAGTATCGTCGTCAAACTTGACGACATCATCCGAAGGACGATAAGATTCGAGGAAGTCAGGGACAGTTTGTTTGTTCTCGATGAGCAGTTTCACCAGATCTGGGGCGAGGTCCGCATCATTGTCATGGTTGTAGAACGAGGTGGCGAGGCCCTCATTGCCAATGCGGGCGGTGCGTCCTGTAAAGTCTTAGCTAATTTCATAATTATGCCTCTTCATTGTGGGACGGTGACGCACCGATTCTATGAACGTATTCTGTGATACCACCATGCTGAACCCGTGGAAGGTCAAAGTTGATGACATGCATGACATTCTTAATATCCAGACCGCGAGCAGAAACCCCGGTAGCCACAAGGATGGGGCACTTTGCCGTGCGGAATGCACGCCTTGACTGCATTAACATTGGAGAACGAGGTATGAAGGGTAATAACTTACAAGGCATCTTCCCGCTCACGCTGGGTGCGATCAGAGTGGATAGAGGTACTCGGGAGACCCATGTTGTAGAGATAATCATCCAAGAA
It contains:
- a CDS encoding uncharacterized protein (COG:A;~EggNog:ENOG410PFY4;~InterPro:IPR027417,IPR001650;~PFAM:PF00271) — protein: MMFSATFNKDCRKLARNYLAEDHVRVRIGRPGSTHANVDQNIIYAEPPLKKQCLYDLLLAMPPSRTLIFVNSKTQADFLDDYLYNMGLPSTSIHSDRTQREREDALRAFRTAKCPILVATGVSARGLDIKNVMHVINFDLPRVQHGGITEYVHRIGRTARIGNEGLATSFYNHDNDADLAPDLVKLLIENKQTVPDFLESYRPSDDVVKFDDDTDDEKSGGEDNSGNADAWGGGGIPMESDDAEEAEDNSKWEF